The region GACACCACCCTGGCGAGAATCAACCCAATGTGGTTCAGCACCATCAGAACCCTGCGACATGCGCGGGGGAGCCCCGATCAAAGGGCCGCTTTTGCGTGCAGATCCACCTCTTGGAGGGAGTAAGAACATGGCTAAAGGAACGTTCGAGCGCACGAAGCCCCACGTGAACGTGGGCACCATCGGTCACGTCGACCACGGCAAGACCACCCTGACCGCCGCGATCACCTTCACGGCCGCCGCGATGGACCCCACCATCGAAAAACTGGCCTACGACCAGATCGACAAGGCCCCCGAAGAAAAAGCCCGCGGCATCACCATCAACACCGCCCACGTCGAATACAACACCCCCACCCGCCACTACAGCCACGTCGACTGCCCCGGCCACGCCGACTACGTCAAGAACATGATCACCGGTGCCGCCCAGATGGACGGCGCGATCCTCGTGGTCTCCAGCGCTGACGGCCCCATGCCCCAGACCCGCGAGCACATCCTGCTCGCCCGTCAGGTCGGCGTGCCCTACATCGTCGTGTTCATGAACAAAGTGGACATGGTCGACGACGAAGAGCTCCTCGAGCTCGTCGAAATGGAAGTCCGCGAACTGCTGAGCAAGTACGAGTTCCCCGGCGACGACCTGCCCGTCATCAAGGGCAGCGCGCTGCAGGCCCTCGAAGCCCTGCAGGCCAACCCCAAGACCGCCCGCGGCGAAGACAAGTGGGTTGACCGCATCTGGGAACTGCTCGACGCGGTAGACAGCTACATCCCCACCCCCGAGCGCGCCACCGACAAGACCTTCCTGATGCCCGTCGAAGACGTGTTCACGATCACCGGTCGTGGCACCGTGGCCACCGGCCGCGTGGAACGTGGCGTCGTGAAGGTCCAGGACGAAGTGGAAATCATCGGTCTGCGCGACACGAAGAAGACCACCGTCACCGGGATCGAAATGCACCGCAAGCTGCTCGACAGCGGCATGGCGGGCGACAACGTGGGCGTGCTGCTGCGCGGCGTGGCGCGTGACGACGTGGAACGCGGCCAGGTGCTGGCGAAGCCCGGCAGCATCAAGCCGCACACGAAGTTCGAAGCCAGCGTGTACGTGCTGAGCAAGGACGAAGGCGGGCGTCACAGCGCGTTCTTCGGCGGGTACCGCCCGCAGTTCTACTTCCGCACGACGGACGTGACGGGCGTGGTGGAACTGCCCGAAGGCGTGGAAATGGTCATGCCCGGTGACAACATCACGTTCGTGGTGGAACTGATCAAGCCGATCGCGATGGAAGAGGGCCTGCGCTTCGCCATCCGCGAAGGTGGCCGTACCGTCGGCGCCGGCGTCGTCGCCAAGGTCCTGGAGTAATCGACATGGTTGCCCCCAAGATCCGTATCAAACTGCGTGGCTTCGACCACAAGGCGCTGGACCAGTCCGCCAGCAAGATCGTGGACACCGTGCGCCGCACCGGCGCCGACGTGAGCGGCCCCGTGCCCCTCCCCACCCGCATCCGCCGCTTCTGCGTCCTGCGTTCCCCCTTCGTGAACAAGGACAGCCGCGAGCACTTCGA is a window of Deinococcus grandis DNA encoding:
- the tuf gene encoding elongation factor Tu; translation: MAKGTFERTKPHVNVGTIGHVDHGKTTLTAAITFTAAAMDPTIEKLAYDQIDKAPEEKARGITINTAHVEYNTPTRHYSHVDCPGHADYVKNMITGAAQMDGAILVVSSADGPMPQTREHILLARQVGVPYIVVFMNKVDMVDDEELLELVEMEVRELLSKYEFPGDDLPVIKGSALQALEALQANPKTARGEDKWVDRIWELLDAVDSYIPTPERATDKTFLMPVEDVFTITGRGTVATGRVERGVVKVQDEVEIIGLRDTKKTTVTGIEMHRKLLDSGMAGDNVGVLLRGVARDDVERGQVLAKPGSIKPHTKFEASVYVLSKDEGGRHSAFFGGYRPQFYFRTTDVTGVVELPEGVEMVMPGDNITFVVELIKPIAMEEGLRFAIREGGRTVGAGVVAKVLE
- the rpsJ gene encoding 30S ribosomal protein S10 — translated: MVAPKIRIKLRGFDHKALDQSASKIVDTVRRTGADVSGPVPLPTRIRRFCVLRSPFVNKDSREHFEIRTHNRLVDIMNPTKKTIDSLMTLDLPTGVDIEIKTVGGRA